The Streptomyces sp. DH-12 genome includes the window TGGGACGGTCTGCATTCCCCGGGAATGGCGTCGGCAGCTCGCCGTTGCGCCATGCGTCCAGAGCCTGGCGAGCGATGCGCTGTCCGGCGATGGCGGGATCTCCGTCCCGATCGATCATGACGAAGAGGCGCAGGGCACCATGGCGCATGTCTTGAGCGAGCGCCGTCAGAAGGATCTCGACGGCTGTGTTCTGCCGGTCGTCCCCGGTGGCCGCTCGGCACCACAGGAGCAGGGCCTGGCACATCGGGTCGGACAGTTCGTCGTCGTTGATGACCCTGCGGGTCAGGTCCACGATGGAACCGGCGAACTCGCCATCGGTAAGGAGCTGGTCCTGGCACCAGGTGCTCGAGGCCAGCAGGTGAGGGAAGATTTCCAGCGAAAGGCGTGCGACGCCACTGCTCTTCGTGTCGGTCCATGCGGTGAGGTGCCGGAGGACCGTCGGCTGGTTGCCCGTCGCGAAAAGGTTCACCAAGGCGTGGCGGACCGCCTTTCCGACCATTGTTTCCTGCTGGCTCCCCTGGCCCCGGTAGACGTTGCGCAGCAGTCGCATCGCCTGGTCCGGCCTGGCCGCACCGAAGCCGGTCCCGCATGCATGCGCGACCGTCCAGCGGACCTGCCAACTCGACTGGACGCTCCACTGGCCGAGGCGGTACTTGACCTCGCTGGCAAGGACGGGATCCTCGGCGGCCATGCCCAGCGCGTACGCGGCGATGGCCCTGCCGGTGGCTCGGTCGGAGTCGGCCAGTTCACGGATGTGCAGAAGGGCTCTGCGTCCACCGCCCCATTGAGCTGCCATGCCCATGACTCGGCCGACTGGCTGAGTCAGGTCCTTCTCACCGTTGACTTCGCCCATCCAGCTCGTCAGGAGACCAGAGAGCTGGCCGTACTCCCGCCATACATGCCGCAGCACGGCCTCCCCCTGCCGGTGGCGGGTGAACCTCACCGGTTCCACCACGTAGGTGTAGCCGTACGCCGAGTGATACTCCTTAGGCCCGTACTCCGCACCTACCGTGTGCAGCAGGTCCTCCAGCGAACGCCGGAAGACGAACCGCGGATTGGGCAGCAGCCTCTGTGGGCTTTCGGGCTCACCGGCCCCCAGCGCTCCCGGCTGCCTGGCTCCCCCGTTCATGCTCGCGCCGGCGCCGGGCCGGTCTCCGATGCTCTCCGGGAGGACGGAGTGCAGTTGGCCGTTGGCCAGATCGATGAGGCGCTCCGCTTGTTCGCGCACGATGCGATGGTCGAGGCCCTCGAACACGCAGGTCGCCAGGAGGAAGGCAAGACCGTCGGGGTCGTTGCGAAGGCTTCTCAGAAGGTCGGGGACCTCTCCCTCCGCGAGGTAGCTCAGACGGTTGCGGATGTCGCCGGACGTCATGTCCCCGTCGGCGGTTCCGATGACCGCGTCCACCAGTTCGCGAACCTGTGCGGGCATCAGCCGGCCCGCGAGTAATTCGTCCAGCAGGCCGGGCTCCAGGTTCGCGAGCAGCCTGGCCCGTTCCGCCTGGCTCGGCACCTCGGCCTCAAGCCGTGCCTCGAACACCGCCCGCGGCGGAGGCGGAGCGCAGCGCACGGGTGTGACGTGAAGGTCGCGGGCCAGGTTCCGTACGATGACCGGATCGTCAGGCAGCACGATCACCATGCGTGCGTCGACGTTGTTCAGCAGGCGCCGCAGGTTACCGACCGCCCCAGGCTTCAACGGGCGAGCGGGGAACAGGCCGTCCACCAGGTAACCGCGGGTGGCGGTGTCGGTGGGGTGCCAAGCCGCGAGGTCCTCGTCGCTGTCGACCGCCCGCAGGTTCATGCTTCTTCCCGCGTGACGGTGCAACAGGTTCAGCGCGGCGGTCCGGCGGCCGGTTCCCGGTTCGCCGGCCAGGAACAGCACACGCCTGTCGAGTTCCACCATGGCTTCGGAGAACCACTCCGGCTCGGCGAACCCGGTCACCGCGTTCACGATCTCCGTCGCCGAGATGGGGCCCTCATGAGCCACAACCCGCGGGACGCTGCCCTCGGCCCCGGCCAGACCCGCGCCGTTGTCCACGCGCTGACCACCATGGACGGAGGCAGTGTTGATGTTGCTGTTCGACACGTGGAACGTGTTGTACGTGTACCTCAGGCCGTCGGTACCCGGAGCGTCGAGAGGTCCGTCATCGAAGCCGTCGCCGAACATCTCGTCGCTGGATTCCTCGTCATGCGCGAGATCATGCTCGGCATCCGCCGGGCGGGCAGCATCCAATTCCGAGGTGTCCGCCGCTCCGGAGTCGGCCGTTAAAGCCCTATGGCTGTCCCCGGAGGAGATGAGCGCAGGTTGCTGGCCAGGCGGGGCCGGCTCGTCGGTGGCCGCGCTCACCGGTCGCCCTCGTACTTGTTCCCGTGGACGGTGTCACCCTGATTGCCATGGACCGTGCCCGCCTTGTTGCCCCGGACGTAATCACCGCCGATGTGATCACGGCCCACGTCGATGTTGCTGACGCTCTGACCGCCATACACCGTTCCGCTGTTGACGTTGCTGCGGTCGGCCCTGACCACCGACCGGGATACCGCGACCGCTTCTTGGCCGGCCGCGCGCTGCCGGGAGCCGCCGTCCGGCTGACGCTTCTCCTGGTCGTCGATGACCTGGTCGCCGAGGACACGACGGTCATACAGATTGCCGGACGGCACGGGCACGTACAGCCAGGCCCGCTGAGCGAACGGTTTGCCCTCGACAGTCGCCGGCACCTCGATGAAGTGGTCCGGATGACGGCCGGTGTACCCACTCGCCACCACGTCCTGGTAGCACCGGTCCGAAAGAATTGCCGCGACCTGCGTGACGTTGGCGCTTGAGGCCGCCAGTACGGCTTTGACAGGGCGGGAGTCCAGCAGCCGGTGGGTGTCGTTGCGCGGTGTGCCGTTGCCGTCGAACTCGTCGCCCGTATCGGGCAACGGTCCGATGTTGAGGCTGGCCCGCAAGCGGATGTGCATGACTCCCGCCGAGTGCATGTTGAAGTCCGTCAGCACGTCCTGAAGGGCGGCCAGCCAAGGATGAACGACGAACGGCATGACCACCGGATCGAATCCGAACACGTACCCGTCGCCTGTGGAGTCGGGGAACCGCCGGTCCTTCCACACCTCTGAAATTCCGGCGCGCTCGAACGACATCTCCAAGAGCTGGGGGACGGCCCGGCTGATCGAACCGTGCTGCACGGCCGGGTACCCGGTGAAGTCCTTGGCATCGACGGCCAAGATCCCCCGGTAGGGAGGAAGCGGACGACTGTGCGTGTAGGGCTGACCGGTATGCGACATCGGACTCCTCGCGTAGGTCTTCATACGTTGTGGACGACCTCGAGCCTGCCGGGAAGGAGGGTGGCCGTGTGCCCAAGTAGTGCAGAAGCGGCGTGACGGACGCCACATTCGCTGTCGGTCGTTCCCCCTACGCTTCTCGGTTCACGATGAGTCGCAGAGCTGGCAAGTCATCAACGACGATCCGTCTCCGTCCCGCGCGTACACCACAAGATGCGAGGTCGTTCAGGGCGGCGGTAACGGTGTTCCGGGACGTTCCTAGGTGCTGGGCCAGCTCGTGGCGGGTCAGCGCGAGCTCTACAGGGCCGCCTGCGCCGTGCGCGCAGTGAGGATGTCCTGAGATGTCGATCAGGTGCACCAATGCGGTAGCCAGCCGGGCGCGGACGTCGCCACCGCCGCGGGCCTCGTCCGACTCCCGTAACCGCGTGAGGGCATACCTCACGAGCACGGGGAACAGACTGTGTCTGCTGACGAATGCCAGGAACTCCGCCTTGCCCATCACTCCCACAACACATTGGGAGATGGACTCGACGTTTGCTGAGCGGACCCCGTCATCCAGCACGGCCACCTCACCCAGCAGTTCTCCGGGACCGCGGAAGGCGAGCAGCGACAGATCGCCGTTCCGCTCTTGCCGGATGACCTTGGCCACGCCTGTTACGACGGCAAGTACGTGAGTACCGGACTCTCCCTGCCGCAGCAGTACGCTGCCCGCCGGGTGTCGCCGCTCGAAGGAGTGTTCCAGCAGGTCGGCCCAGACCGTTTCCCCGGCGAAGTCACGAAGGCTTCGCCGTGCCGGCGCCGACTCCTGTGTCCTGTGCTCGGTCACGCTGTCGCCTCAGCCGCTGCACCTGGCTCGGCATTTACCTGTGAGCGGGGGATGAGAGAAGCAGACCCGCCCCCAGGACCGCGCCTACGCGTCCCCCAACTCCGTTGATGCAGGGTCATGCCGTTCATCATGCTGCACCCGTGGGGGAGCCTGAGCAGTGTTTGCACCGCCACCACATCGTTAGAGCTCAGGCGACTGTAAGACTTACCTGTAACTGATCTTCGGGTCGGTGTGAACGCCCTCGGCTGGTGTCCGGCTACTCGTTCATGACGGCACTCCGTACGCTCTCCTGTATGGGGATGACTCCGGGCGCGGTTGCCTTGAAACGCTTCCATCAGAATTCGCACCACGCCTTGGCTGTGGCGGTATGGGACGAACTGTCCGGGCATGGCATTCGTGTCTTCGAGACCGATGGGGCTGTAGGTAGTGCCCGGACCGGCGTGGCGCTCTCATTGCAGCATGAAGGCGTCATGCTCATGTGGCAGATGGGAGAGAGTCAGGAGCGCGACATCTACGACAAGACCTTGAGGGCGGAGCGCAGCCGCAGTGTCGCAGCTTTGATGACAGGTGCGGTGGCTAGCAGCCTCGTCGTGCTCGGCTATCACGTGCACGCCGAGTTCGTGGATGAGCTTCCCTTTCCAGCCGTCTACGTCCACGGCCGGGCTGAACAGTAAGGACCCATTCTGCTCGGTCAGGTGAAGATGCCGGATCAGTGCAACGCTTCCTGCCAGCTGGGCGTAGTGCCGTAAACGGACCTGATCAACGAAGCGCATGTGAACGAGCCCGTTCCGGCCGCCGGCGCCGCGGTCGCCGACGACGCGACCGCGCTCGCGGCTGGACCGGCGCTATGCCGAACCGGTCGGTGGCCGCTGGCCGCCCTGCCGCTCGACATCACCGTCTGGACGCAGACGGATGTCGACACCGGCGTCGCGCTGTCCACTGAGCTGGGCAGTTCGATGTCGGCGGCCGGGCGATGTACGACCCCGCGCTTTTGGAATGCGGCCCGCTCCGGCTGGATCGGCGATGCTCCGTAGACGGGGGCGGTGCGGTCAGGATGTTGCGGATGGAGC containing:
- a CDS encoding Crp/Fnr family transcriptional regulator, with protein sequence MTEHRTQESAPARRSLRDFAGETVWADLLEHSFERRHPAGSVLLRQGESGTHVLAVVTGVAKVIRQERNGDLSLLAFRGPGELLGEVAVLDDGVRSANVESISQCVVGVMGKAEFLAFVSRHSLFPVLVRYALTRLRESDEARGGGDVRARLATALVHLIDISGHPHCAHGAGGPVELALTRHELAQHLGTSRNTVTAALNDLASCGVRAGRRRIVVDDLPALRLIVNREA